Proteins encoded by one window of Cloeon dipterum chromosome 4, ieCloDipt1.1, whole genome shotgun sequence:
- the LOC135942014 gene encoding early estrogen-induced gene 1 protein isoform X2: protein MNIAMMTFMMKKKKYKFQVSLRLDELTAVPFVNAVLFAKVRLLDGGSFRETSSREEVTEHAVRWGANFRFVCKMSANISTGILDPCLLRISVRKEVKGGRTFQKLGFIDLNLAEFAGAGEMTRRYLLEGYDTKHRQDNSMLKVTIRMDMLAGDILFKVPTPPVIATNNQEENADLSGGSIASGSSGFGSLPKKRPPLFGSELVPAMEHPSLAADLMPPPMPPPDFDAPAIPTNHITVDSLAHEPGHSRNNSNTSQMSKASGYSSLSQSQHSRQSSSGDSGHTRSRRISTPHSPKSIQLSLVPLHEEPWPASPNYGSPLPPPLMCIEPRAVTSLIAPRANKNLESRTRYYSLSTHCTRINNNGPAECHCPLHAIKKNPSSGSGLSESGGGSLERAKLAGERRKKGLPEESSQSSVITTGKESRVEVTRVNPNELIAELLQTTNLEQDESAETSGLQLFIAKDGTTAFGSHDVKRQASSGAFQQVVMDKS, encoded by the exons ATGAACATTGCAATGATGACATTTAtgatgaagaaaaagaaatacaaGTTCCAAGTGTCACTAAGACTAGACGAATTGACTGCTGTGCCATTCGTCAACGCAGTCCTCTTCGCTAAAGTGCGGCTCCTGGACGGCGGCAGCTTCCGGGAAACTTCAAGCCG AGAGGAGGTGACGGAACACGCTGTCCGATGGGGAGCCAATTTCAGATTCGTTTGCAAAATGTCGGCCAACATCTCGACAGGCATACTCGACCCCTGTCTATTGAGGATATCTGTCCGCAAG gaggTTAAAGGTGGCCGTACATTCCAAAAGTTAGGCTTCATAGACCTAAACCTGGCCGAGTTTGCTGGCGCTGGCGAAATGACACGTCGCTACCTTCTTGAAGGTTACGACACGAAACACCGCCAGGACAACTCAATGCTGAAGGTTACAATCAGGATGGACATGCTGGCTGGTGATATCCTGTTCAAAGT TCCGACACCTCCTGTGATTGCTACAAATAATCAGGAGGAGAACGCTGATCTCAGTGGTGGATCCATTGCGAGTGGCAGTTCTGGTTTCGGCAGCTTACCCAAGAAAAGACCTCCCCTGTTTGGCTCTG AATTGGTTCCTGCCATGGAGCACCCATCGTTGGCAGCCGACCTGATGCCGCCCCCAATGCCGCCCCCAGACTTTGATGCCCCAGCGATACCAACAAATCACATCACGGTGGACAGCCTGGCGCATGAGCCAGGCCACTCCCGCAACAACAGTAACACCAGTCAAATGTCCAAAGCGTCCGGCTACAGTTCACTAAGTCAGTCCCAACACAGCCGGCAGAGCAGCTCGGGCGACTCTGGACACACACG GAGTCGCCGCATTTCCACTCCCCACTCACCCAAATCTATCCAACTGTCCCTTGTCCCGTTGCATGAAGAGCCGTGGCCGGCGTCTCCCAACTACGGGTCGCCCCTGCCCCCACCCTTGATGTGCATTGAGCCGAGGGCGGTGACTTCGCTGATCGCGCCCAGGGCCAACAAGAACCTGGAGTCGCGTACCCGCTACTACTCGCTGTCCACACACTGCACCAGGATTAACAACAACGGGCCTGCTGAGTGCCACTGTCCCCTGCATGCCATTAAGAA GAATCCAAGCTCTGGATCAGGACTTAGTGAGAGTGGCGGCGGTTCGTTGGAGCGTGCCAAGCTCGCAGGAGAGAGGAGAAAGAAGGGGCTGCCCGAGGAGAGCAGCCAAAGCTCAGTCATCACCACTGGCAAGGAGTCAAGGGTGGAGGTCACCAGGGTAAATCCAAATGAGCTCATCGCCGAACTTTTACAAACTACCAACCTGGAGCAGGACGAAAGCGCTGAAA CTTCTGGTCTTCAACTTTTTATCGCCAAAGACGGCACAACAGCTTTTGGCAGCCATGATGTCAAACGGCAAGCGTCGTCTGGAGCCTTCCAGCAAGTTGTGATGGACAAGAGCTAG
- the LOC135942014 gene encoding early estrogen-induced gene 1 protein isoform X1, whose product MNIAMMTFMMKKKKYKFQVSLRLDELTAVPFVNAVLFAKVRLLDGGSFRETSSREEVTEHAVRWGANFRFVCKMSANISTGILDPCLLRISVRKEVKGGRTFQKLGFIDLNLAEFAGAGEMTRRYLLEGYDTKHRQDNSMLKVTIRMDMLAGDILFKVPTPPVIATNNQEENADLSGGSIASGSSGFGSLPKKRPPLFGSELVPAMEHPSLAADLMPPPMPPPDFDAPAIPTNHITVDSLAHEPGHSRNNSNTSQMSKASGYSSLSQSQHSRQSSSGDSGHTRSRRISTPHSPKSIQLSLVPLHEEPWPASPNYGSPLPPPLMCIEPRAVTSLIAPRANKNLESRTRYYSLSTHCTRINNNGPAECHCPLHAIKNLLAQHRKHHEGALRAAKCSDDDLVEDCDSPTELLQRRRSTPNPSSGSGLSESGGGSLERAKLAGERRKKGLPEESSQSSVITTGKESRVEVTRVNPNELIAELLQTTNLEQDESAETSGLQLFIAKDGTTAFGSHDVKRQASSGAFQQVVMDKS is encoded by the exons ATGAACATTGCAATGATGACATTTAtgatgaagaaaaagaaatacaaGTTCCAAGTGTCACTAAGACTAGACGAATTGACTGCTGTGCCATTCGTCAACGCAGTCCTCTTCGCTAAAGTGCGGCTCCTGGACGGCGGCAGCTTCCGGGAAACTTCAAGCCG AGAGGAGGTGACGGAACACGCTGTCCGATGGGGAGCCAATTTCAGATTCGTTTGCAAAATGTCGGCCAACATCTCGACAGGCATACTCGACCCCTGTCTATTGAGGATATCTGTCCGCAAG gaggTTAAAGGTGGCCGTACATTCCAAAAGTTAGGCTTCATAGACCTAAACCTGGCCGAGTTTGCTGGCGCTGGCGAAATGACACGTCGCTACCTTCTTGAAGGTTACGACACGAAACACCGCCAGGACAACTCAATGCTGAAGGTTACAATCAGGATGGACATGCTGGCTGGTGATATCCTGTTCAAAGT TCCGACACCTCCTGTGATTGCTACAAATAATCAGGAGGAGAACGCTGATCTCAGTGGTGGATCCATTGCGAGTGGCAGTTCTGGTTTCGGCAGCTTACCCAAGAAAAGACCTCCCCTGTTTGGCTCTG AATTGGTTCCTGCCATGGAGCACCCATCGTTGGCAGCCGACCTGATGCCGCCCCCAATGCCGCCCCCAGACTTTGATGCCCCAGCGATACCAACAAATCACATCACGGTGGACAGCCTGGCGCATGAGCCAGGCCACTCCCGCAACAACAGTAACACCAGTCAAATGTCCAAAGCGTCCGGCTACAGTTCACTAAGTCAGTCCCAACACAGCCGGCAGAGCAGCTCGGGCGACTCTGGACACACACG GAGTCGCCGCATTTCCACTCCCCACTCACCCAAATCTATCCAACTGTCCCTTGTCCCGTTGCATGAAGAGCCGTGGCCGGCGTCTCCCAACTACGGGTCGCCCCTGCCCCCACCCTTGATGTGCATTGAGCCGAGGGCGGTGACTTCGCTGATCGCGCCCAGGGCCAACAAGAACCTGGAGTCGCGTACCCGCTACTACTCGCTGTCCACACACTGCACCAGGATTAACAACAACGGGCCTGCTGAGTGCCACTGTCCCCTGCATGCCATTAAGAA TTTGCTAGCCCAACACAGAAAGCACCACGAGGGCGCTCTGCGAGCTGCAAAATGCTCTGACGATGACCTGGTTGAAGACTGCGACTCGCCTACAGAGCTGCTGCAAAGAAGACGGAGCACACC GAATCCAAGCTCTGGATCAGGACTTAGTGAGAGTGGCGGCGGTTCGTTGGAGCGTGCCAAGCTCGCAGGAGAGAGGAGAAAGAAGGGGCTGCCCGAGGAGAGCAGCCAAAGCTCAGTCATCACCACTGGCAAGGAGTCAAGGGTGGAGGTCACCAGGGTAAATCCAAATGAGCTCATCGCCGAACTTTTACAAACTACCAACCTGGAGCAGGACGAAAGCGCTGAAA CTTCTGGTCTTCAACTTTTTATCGCCAAAGACGGCACAACAGCTTTTGGCAGCCATGATGTCAAACGGCAAGCGTCGTCTGGAGCCTTCCAGCAAGTTGTGATGGACAAGAGCTAG
- the LOC135942014 gene encoding EEIG family member 2 isoform X4, whose translation MNIAMMTFMMKKKKYKFQVSLRLDELTAVPFVNAVLFAKVRLLDGGSFRETSSREEVTEHAVRWGANFRFVCKMSANISTGILDPCLLRISVRKEVKGGRTFQKLGFIDLNLAEFAGAGEMTRRYLLEGYDTKHRQDNSMLKVTIRMDMLAGDILFKVPTPPVIATNNQEENADLSGGSIASGSSGFGSLPKKRPPLFGSELVPAMEHPSLAADLMPPPMPPPDFDAPAIPTNHITVDSLAHEPGHSRNNSNTSQMSKASGYSSLSQSQHSRQSSSGDSGHTRNPSSGSGLSESGGGSLERAKLAGERRKKGLPEESSQSSVITTGKESRVEVTRVNPNELIAELLQTTNLEQDESAETSGLQLFIAKDGTTAFGSHDVKRQASSGAFQQVVMDKS comes from the exons ATGAACATTGCAATGATGACATTTAtgatgaagaaaaagaaatacaaGTTCCAAGTGTCACTAAGACTAGACGAATTGACTGCTGTGCCATTCGTCAACGCAGTCCTCTTCGCTAAAGTGCGGCTCCTGGACGGCGGCAGCTTCCGGGAAACTTCAAGCCG AGAGGAGGTGACGGAACACGCTGTCCGATGGGGAGCCAATTTCAGATTCGTTTGCAAAATGTCGGCCAACATCTCGACAGGCATACTCGACCCCTGTCTATTGAGGATATCTGTCCGCAAG gaggTTAAAGGTGGCCGTACATTCCAAAAGTTAGGCTTCATAGACCTAAACCTGGCCGAGTTTGCTGGCGCTGGCGAAATGACACGTCGCTACCTTCTTGAAGGTTACGACACGAAACACCGCCAGGACAACTCAATGCTGAAGGTTACAATCAGGATGGACATGCTGGCTGGTGATATCCTGTTCAAAGT TCCGACACCTCCTGTGATTGCTACAAATAATCAGGAGGAGAACGCTGATCTCAGTGGTGGATCCATTGCGAGTGGCAGTTCTGGTTTCGGCAGCTTACCCAAGAAAAGACCTCCCCTGTTTGGCTCTG AATTGGTTCCTGCCATGGAGCACCCATCGTTGGCAGCCGACCTGATGCCGCCCCCAATGCCGCCCCCAGACTTTGATGCCCCAGCGATACCAACAAATCACATCACGGTGGACAGCCTGGCGCATGAGCCAGGCCACTCCCGCAACAACAGTAACACCAGTCAAATGTCCAAAGCGTCCGGCTACAGTTCACTAAGTCAGTCCCAACACAGCCGGCAGAGCAGCTCGGGCGACTCTGGACACACACG GAATCCAAGCTCTGGATCAGGACTTAGTGAGAGTGGCGGCGGTTCGTTGGAGCGTGCCAAGCTCGCAGGAGAGAGGAGAAAGAAGGGGCTGCCCGAGGAGAGCAGCCAAAGCTCAGTCATCACCACTGGCAAGGAGTCAAGGGTGGAGGTCACCAGGGTAAATCCAAATGAGCTCATCGCCGAACTTTTACAAACTACCAACCTGGAGCAGGACGAAAGCGCTGAAA CTTCTGGTCTTCAACTTTTTATCGCCAAAGACGGCACAACAGCTTTTGGCAGCCATGATGTCAAACGGCAAGCGTCGTCTGGAGCCTTCCAGCAAGTTGTGATGGACAAGAGCTAG
- the LOC135942014 gene encoding EEIG family member 2 isoform X3: protein MNIAMMTFMMKKKKYKFQVSLRLDELTAVPFVNAVLFAKVRLLDGGSFRETSSREEVTEHAVRWGANFRFVCKMSANISTGILDPCLLRISVRKEVKGGRTFQKLGFIDLNLAEFAGAGEMTRRYLLEGYDTKHRQDNSMLKVTIRMDMLAGDILFKVPTPPVIATNNQEENADLSGGSIASGSSGFGSLPKKRPPLFGSELVPAMEHPSLAADLMPPPMPPPDFDAPAIPTNHITVDSLAHEPGHSRNNSNTSQMSKASGYSSLSQSQHSRQSSSGDSGHTRLLAQHRKHHEGALRAAKCSDDDLVEDCDSPTELLQRRRSTPNPSSGSGLSESGGGSLERAKLAGERRKKGLPEESSQSSVITTGKESRVEVTRVNPNELIAELLQTTNLEQDESAETSGLQLFIAKDGTTAFGSHDVKRQASSGAFQQVVMDKS from the exons ATGAACATTGCAATGATGACATTTAtgatgaagaaaaagaaatacaaGTTCCAAGTGTCACTAAGACTAGACGAATTGACTGCTGTGCCATTCGTCAACGCAGTCCTCTTCGCTAAAGTGCGGCTCCTGGACGGCGGCAGCTTCCGGGAAACTTCAAGCCG AGAGGAGGTGACGGAACACGCTGTCCGATGGGGAGCCAATTTCAGATTCGTTTGCAAAATGTCGGCCAACATCTCGACAGGCATACTCGACCCCTGTCTATTGAGGATATCTGTCCGCAAG gaggTTAAAGGTGGCCGTACATTCCAAAAGTTAGGCTTCATAGACCTAAACCTGGCCGAGTTTGCTGGCGCTGGCGAAATGACACGTCGCTACCTTCTTGAAGGTTACGACACGAAACACCGCCAGGACAACTCAATGCTGAAGGTTACAATCAGGATGGACATGCTGGCTGGTGATATCCTGTTCAAAGT TCCGACACCTCCTGTGATTGCTACAAATAATCAGGAGGAGAACGCTGATCTCAGTGGTGGATCCATTGCGAGTGGCAGTTCTGGTTTCGGCAGCTTACCCAAGAAAAGACCTCCCCTGTTTGGCTCTG AATTGGTTCCTGCCATGGAGCACCCATCGTTGGCAGCCGACCTGATGCCGCCCCCAATGCCGCCCCCAGACTTTGATGCCCCAGCGATACCAACAAATCACATCACGGTGGACAGCCTGGCGCATGAGCCAGGCCACTCCCGCAACAACAGTAACACCAGTCAAATGTCCAAAGCGTCCGGCTACAGTTCACTAAGTCAGTCCCAACACAGCCGGCAGAGCAGCTCGGGCGACTCTGGACACACACG TTTGCTAGCCCAACACAGAAAGCACCACGAGGGCGCTCTGCGAGCTGCAAAATGCTCTGACGATGACCTGGTTGAAGACTGCGACTCGCCTACAGAGCTGCTGCAAAGAAGACGGAGCACACC GAATCCAAGCTCTGGATCAGGACTTAGTGAGAGTGGCGGCGGTTCGTTGGAGCGTGCCAAGCTCGCAGGAGAGAGGAGAAAGAAGGGGCTGCCCGAGGAGAGCAGCCAAAGCTCAGTCATCACCACTGGCAAGGAGTCAAGGGTGGAGGTCACCAGGGTAAATCCAAATGAGCTCATCGCCGAACTTTTACAAACTACCAACCTGGAGCAGGACGAAAGCGCTGAAA CTTCTGGTCTTCAACTTTTTATCGCCAAAGACGGCACAACAGCTTTTGGCAGCCATGATGTCAAACGGCAAGCGTCGTCTGGAGCCTTCCAGCAAGTTGTGATGGACAAGAGCTAG